A section of the Marinilabiliales bacterium genome encodes:
- a CDS encoding cupin, whose translation TITFEDGSVAHLSKGDHINIPAHCKHRVSRTDPGQLTIWLAVFYK comes from the coding sequence GGACTATAACCTTTGAGGATGGTTCTGTTGCTCATCTGTCAAAGGGTGATCACATAAATATCCCGGCGCACTGCAAGCATAGAGTATCGCGGACAGATCCCGGTCAATTAACTATCTGGTTGGCGGTGTTCTATAAGTAA